A stretch of Mycobacterium sp. ITM-2016-00316 DNA encodes these proteins:
- a CDS encoding SDR family oxidoreductase, whose translation MGQLDGKTALVTGGTSGIGLATAHRFATEGADVFITGRDRARLAEAVATIGGNARGVQGDISNPDDLDTLAAEIGARGKGLDVVFANAGGGDFAALPDVTLEHYRNTFDRNVAGTVFTVQKTLPLLNHGASIVLAGSTSATGGVPSFSMYAASKAAIRSLGRTWAAELIDRKIRVNTIIPGPIETPGLAGLAEPGHEQDLLDGMAAGVPMKRLGHVDEIASAVLFLASDQSSYMTGAELAVDGGQLQL comes from the coding sequence ATGGGACAACTCGACGGCAAGACCGCACTGGTGACCGGCGGCACATCCGGCATCGGCCTGGCCACCGCCCACCGCTTCGCCACCGAAGGCGCCGACGTCTTCATCACCGGCCGCGACCGCGCCCGCCTCGCCGAGGCCGTCGCCACGATCGGCGGCAACGCCCGCGGCGTCCAGGGTGATATCAGCAACCCCGATGATCTCGACACCTTGGCCGCCGAAATCGGCGCGCGCGGAAAGGGTCTCGACGTCGTCTTCGCCAATGCCGGTGGCGGTGACTTCGCCGCGCTGCCCGATGTGACGCTCGAGCATTACCGGAACACCTTCGACCGCAACGTCGCCGGCACCGTGTTCACCGTGCAGAAGACACTGCCGCTGCTCAACCACGGGGCCTCCATCGTGCTGGCCGGCTCCACCTCCGCCACCGGGGGTGTGCCCTCGTTCAGTATGTACGCCGCCTCCAAGGCCGCGATCCGCTCGCTGGGACGCACCTGGGCCGCCGAACTGATCGACCGAAAGATCCGGGTCAACACCATCATCCCCGGGCCCATCGAAACCCCCGGGCTGGCCGGTCTCGCCGAGCCCGGACACGAGCAGGACCTGCTGGACGGCATGGCCGCCGGAGTGCCGATGAAACGCCTCGGCCACGTCGACGAGATCGCCTCTGCCGTACTGTTTCTGGCCTCGGACCAGAGCAGCTACATGACCGGTGCCGAGTTGGCCGTCGACGGCGGACAGCTGCAGTTGTAG
- a CDS encoding nuclear transport factor 2 family protein yields MSDAITRLMEANLLAVFDERDPQRRAAAIATTYSPTVQWFDDEGVATGHEELDAKAAELQGKLTGLHFVPAGPVRQTRGLGFLAWEVHTPDDTAVASGFDVAEIAEDHIVKLWTILTQE; encoded by the coding sequence ATGAGCGACGCAATCACCCGCCTGATGGAAGCCAACCTGCTGGCCGTCTTCGATGAGCGTGACCCGCAGCGCCGCGCCGCGGCGATCGCCACCACCTACTCCCCCACTGTGCAGTGGTTCGACGACGAAGGCGTCGCCACCGGCCACGAGGAACTGGACGCCAAGGCCGCCGAACTGCAGGGAAAGCTCACCGGCCTGCACTTCGTCCCCGCGGGGCCCGTCCGCCAGACCCGCGGTCTGGGCTTTCTGGCCTGGGAGGTGCACACCCCGGATGACACCGCGGTGGCATCGGGATTCGACGTCGCGGAGATCGCCGAGGACCACATCGTCAAGTTGTGGACCATCCTGACCCAGGAATAG
- a CDS encoding MarR family winged helix-turn-helix transcriptional regulator yields MRVQLRMNYEMNRQLQADSDLSLSDYDVLVALSGNRDQSMRVSDLAAHIGWERSRLSHQLRRMEERGLTERRPSTQDGRTSNVVLTERGRAAITDAAPAHVDLVRSLFFDPLPDNLLAPFTAALEHIHVNLNLNSSLPPAPR; encoded by the coding sequence ATGCGGGTGCAGCTGCGGATGAACTACGAGATGAACCGCCAGCTGCAGGCCGATTCGGACCTGTCGCTGTCCGATTACGACGTGCTGGTGGCACTGAGCGGTAACCGCGACCAGTCGATGCGGGTCAGCGATCTGGCCGCCCACATCGGGTGGGAGCGCAGCAGGCTGTCACATCAGTTGCGCCGCATGGAGGAACGCGGACTCACCGAACGCCGGCCCAGCACCCAGGACGGCCGCACCAGCAATGTCGTGCTGACCGAGCGGGGCCGCGCCGCCATCACCGACGCCGCACCCGCGCATGTCGACCTGGTACGCAGCCTGTTCTTCGACCCGCTGCCGGACAATCTGCTCGCCCCGTTCACCGCGGCGCTGGAACATATTCACGTCAATCTCAACCTGAACAGCTCGCTGCCGCCCGCGCCGCGCTAG
- a CDS encoding TetR/AcrR family transcriptional regulator, whose translation MAAAVFLREPTPAVPSSRERIVDAAIKSFSQHGVSNTPLRAVADAAGVSVGLVQHYFGNKAGLTAAVDEYVLRVFGEVLESAPLPEPPGDHSVELRGRFAKLFHKYPEVTDYVAHALSQGDEIGNVIFDGLLRISTEQGEKYAEHGLVRSDLDLLWGTINPLILRVGATMLRHHIERHIPEPFYTVSQLNRWDSAVTALIRKGQFTAEAADI comes from the coding sequence GTGGCTGCAGCTGTGTTTCTTCGGGAGCCGACGCCGGCCGTGCCGTCCAGTCGGGAGCGAATCGTCGATGCGGCCATCAAATCGTTTTCCCAGCACGGGGTTTCCAACACCCCGCTGCGCGCGGTGGCCGATGCCGCCGGCGTGAGCGTCGGGCTGGTGCAGCACTACTTCGGGAACAAGGCCGGCCTGACGGCGGCGGTCGACGAGTACGTGCTGCGGGTCTTCGGCGAAGTCCTCGAATCGGCGCCGCTGCCCGAGCCCCCGGGCGATCACTCCGTGGAACTGCGCGGCCGCTTCGCCAAGCTCTTCCACAAGTATCCCGAGGTCACCGACTATGTCGCGCACGCGCTGAGCCAGGGTGACGAGATCGGCAACGTCATCTTCGACGGGCTGCTGCGCATCAGCACCGAACAGGGCGAGAAGTACGCCGAGCACGGGCTGGTTCGCTCGGACCTCGATCTGCTGTGGGGCACCATCAACCCGCTGATCCTGCGTGTCGGCGCGACCATGCTGCGCCATCACATCGAACGGCACATCCCCGAGCCGTTCTACACCGTCAGCCAGTTGAACCGGTGGGATTCCGCCGTGACGGCCCTCATCCGCAAGGGGCAGTTCACCGCGGAAGCCGCCGATATCTAG
- a CDS encoding gamma-glutamyl-gamma-aminobutyrate hydrolase family protein — protein sequence MTAVVHLRDVLPDLPTPEPPRAHICVLASLNYPDVSDADVALIRRFTKVALSTLYELGADFEFFDTTVPLDNPSSAAYFDGLLLLGGGDVDNSCYGMSTPHPTTYGVDGRADRDAFAAIAAAAAADRPIFGICRGSQLLNVFRGGTLIGDIEDYALHHGAPGEPEFVDEPVDIIPGTRLAAILGTDRIIARNGHHQAVDKVGGGLVVAARALDGITEGIEDPKRFFLGVQWHPEDDDGPTADRMALFGAFVDAAERARDRSAAAVARAD from the coding sequence ATGACCGCCGTCGTGCACCTGCGGGATGTGCTGCCGGACCTGCCCACACCGGAGCCGCCGCGCGCCCACATCTGCGTGCTGGCCTCGCTGAACTACCCCGACGTCAGCGACGCCGACGTCGCACTGATCAGACGGTTCACCAAGGTCGCGCTGAGCACGCTGTACGAACTGGGCGCCGACTTCGAGTTCTTCGACACCACCGTGCCGCTCGACAACCCGTCCTCGGCAGCGTATTTCGACGGACTACTGCTGCTCGGCGGCGGTGACGTCGACAACTCCTGCTACGGCATGAGCACCCCGCACCCCACGACCTACGGGGTGGACGGCCGCGCCGACCGCGACGCGTTCGCCGCCATCGCCGCGGCCGCGGCCGCCGACCGGCCGATCTTCGGCATCTGCCGCGGCTCGCAGCTGCTCAACGTCTTCCGCGGCGGCACCCTCATCGGCGATATCGAGGACTACGCCCTGCACCACGGCGCACCCGGGGAGCCGGAGTTCGTCGACGAACCCGTCGACATCATCCCCGGTACCCGGCTGGCGGCTATCCTGGGCACCGACCGCATCATTGCTCGCAACGGACATCACCAGGCCGTGGACAAGGTCGGCGGTGGGCTGGTGGTGGCGGCCCGCGCGCTGGACGGCATCACCGAGGGCATCGAGGATCCCAAGCGGTTCTTCCTGGGCGTGCAGTGGCATCCCGAGGACGATGACGGCCCGACCGCCGACCGGATGGCGCTGTTCGGCGCGTTCGTCGACGCCGCCGAGCGGGCCCGCGACCGCAGTGCGGCCGCGGTCGCGCGGGCCGACTGA
- a CDS encoding gamma-glutamyl-gamma-aminobutyrate hydrolase family protein yields MRPLIAVTGRRAAQVPILRFSATLAAEAICESVWAAGGEPVILHPPAADPLAELPGRLEGFDGVLLPGGADLEPGRYGAEPAPQTTDTVAFQDDFDLGVMKALLDTGIPVLAICRGLQVLNVALGGTLYQHLPEIMHHNGIHAVDVQPGSKLRAIVGADRIQVSSYHHQAVDRLGRDLVVTATSADAVIEAVEHRRADILAVQWHPEDRHAVSPTDAALFADLVDRARKRKANR; encoded by the coding sequence GTGCGTCCGCTGATCGCGGTCACCGGCCGCCGGGCCGCGCAGGTACCGATCCTGCGTTTCTCGGCGACCCTGGCCGCCGAGGCGATCTGCGAGTCGGTGTGGGCGGCCGGCGGCGAGCCGGTGATCCTGCACCCTCCGGCCGCCGACCCGCTCGCCGAACTACCCGGCAGGCTGGAGGGTTTCGACGGGGTGCTGCTGCCCGGCGGCGCCGACCTGGAACCCGGCCGCTACGGCGCGGAGCCCGCCCCGCAGACCACCGACACCGTCGCCTTCCAGGACGACTTCGACCTCGGCGTCATGAAGGCACTGCTGGATACCGGCATCCCGGTGCTGGCGATCTGCCGTGGGCTGCAGGTGCTCAACGTCGCCCTCGGCGGCACCCTGTACCAGCATCTACCGGAGATCATGCACCACAACGGCATTCACGCCGTCGACGTGCAACCCGGCTCGAAGTTACGCGCCATCGTCGGCGCCGACCGCATCCAGGTGTCCTCCTACCACCACCAGGCGGTGGACCGGCTCGGACGCGACCTGGTGGTCACCGCCACATCGGCCGACGCTGTCATCGAGGCCGTGGAGCACCGCCGCGCCGATATCCTCGCGGTGCAGTGGCATCCCGAGGACCGGCACGCCGTATCCCCCACCGACGCAGCGCTGTTCGCCGATCTGGTGGACCGTGCCCGCAAACGAAAGGCCAATCGATGA
- a CDS encoding ABC transporter substrate-binding protein, translating to MTTEASPVASLAPALRLACLDAEAPPLFTLWTPENGRDGYEPGVAAALGAELGREIEWVRVPWVDMIPAVQRGDADAVLCGQGITAERRAQVDFTRPYAIFHEGVLIRRGDDIHSAADLVGRKVAAIENSTNMALAQTFTGAEPVAFGAGSDDVYADMLAALLAKDVDAVVDDDVVFVPLGATHPDYELAFTVQTANRWGIAVAKDRPDTLAEIDGALGRLIDSGRLQQVWTQHLPTLDYPF from the coding sequence GTGACCACTGAAGCTTCTCCCGTCGCTTCGCTCGCCCCGGCCCTGAGACTGGCCTGCCTGGACGCCGAGGCCCCACCGCTGTTCACGCTCTGGACCCCGGAAAACGGCCGCGACGGCTATGAGCCCGGCGTCGCCGCGGCGCTCGGGGCCGAACTGGGCCGCGAGATCGAATGGGTGCGGGTGCCGTGGGTGGACATGATTCCCGCGGTGCAGCGCGGGGACGCCGACGCCGTGCTGTGCGGGCAGGGCATCACCGCCGAACGCCGGGCCCAGGTCGACTTCACCCGCCCGTACGCGATCTTCCATGAGGGCGTGCTGATCCGGCGCGGTGACGATATCCACTCCGCGGCCGATCTGGTGGGCCGCAAGGTCGCCGCCATCGAGAACAGCACCAATATGGCGCTGGCCCAGACCTTCACCGGCGCCGAGCCGGTCGCGTTCGGGGCGGGCAGCGACGACGTGTACGCCGATATGCTGGCCGCGCTGCTGGCCAAGGACGTCGACGCCGTCGTCGATGACGATGTGGTGTTTGTGCCGCTGGGCGCCACCCACCCCGACTACGAACTGGCGTTCACGGTGCAGACCGCCAACCGGTGGGGCATCGCAGTGGCCAAGGACCGGCCCGACACGTTGGCCGAGATCGACGGCGCGCTCGGCCGGCTCATCGACTCCGGGCGGCTGCAGCAGGTGTGGACCCAGCACCTGCCGACCCTCGACTACCCGTTCTGA
- a CDS encoding glutamine synthetase family protein encodes MTTTPLDAHRQTNATSAHLAHVLETISERGVQFVYFQAITITGRVVGKVAPARHFERLAVKGVQQHQTAIANLQGTREGVLLAGGVNAPEYTAIPDLDTFAVLPWDTSFARVFCRLYEPDHLTVDAGIELACDSRALLQRAHAGFTDRTGLELRTGCEPEMTWQGEGLEAQFRPGSSPAYHIEHLERNRPIVKKVVEYAQALGLDMIEGDYEDEFQVELNFMYDHANLTADRLTTYRQICKQVARELGIQASFMPKPATGMMGNGCHHNFSLWRDDVNVLVDPGVTELHLSEIGKHALGGLLAHSAGAMLVNGSTVNSYKRYWDAGQFAPSKINWGLDNKTCTVRLSANGRLEYKLPDAAVNPYLSHTILLAACEDGMKNATDPGTPCQGSSYDTPQDERFPALPLTLGDAITAFGKDTVITEAFGPKLSALLVDFHTDEWARFCGYVTDWEREMYWNDAP; translated from the coding sequence ATGACCACCACCCCGCTCGACGCGCACCGGCAGACCAACGCCACCAGCGCACACCTGGCTCACGTCCTGGAAACCATCTCCGAGCGCGGCGTGCAGTTCGTCTACTTCCAGGCGATCACCATCACCGGTCGGGTGGTCGGAAAGGTGGCCCCCGCGCGGCATTTTGAGCGCCTGGCCGTCAAAGGGGTGCAGCAGCACCAGACCGCGATCGCCAACCTGCAGGGCACCCGCGAAGGTGTGCTGCTGGCCGGCGGGGTCAACGCCCCCGAGTACACCGCGATCCCCGATCTGGACACCTTCGCCGTGCTGCCCTGGGACACCAGCTTCGCCCGGGTGTTCTGCCGCCTCTACGAGCCCGACCACCTGACCGTCGACGCCGGGATCGAACTGGCCTGCGATTCCCGGGCCCTGCTGCAACGCGCGCACGCCGGGTTCACCGACCGCACCGGCCTGGAACTGCGCACCGGCTGCGAACCCGAAATGACCTGGCAGGGTGAGGGTCTGGAAGCACAGTTCCGGCCCGGATCCAGCCCGGCCTACCACATCGAGCATCTGGAACGGAACCGCCCGATCGTCAAAAAGGTCGTCGAATACGCCCAGGCGCTGGGCCTGGACATGATCGAGGGCGATTACGAGGACGAGTTCCAGGTCGAACTGAACTTCATGTACGACCACGCCAACCTGACCGCCGACCGGCTGACGACCTACCGGCAGATCTGCAAGCAGGTCGCCCGCGAACTCGGCATCCAGGCCAGCTTCATGCCCAAACCGGCTACCGGCATGATGGGCAACGGCTGCCACCACAACTTCAGCCTGTGGCGCGACGACGTCAACGTGCTCGTCGACCCTGGCGTCACCGAACTGCACCTCTCCGAGATCGGCAAGCACGCCCTGGGCGGGCTGCTGGCCCATTCGGCGGGCGCCATGCTGGTCAACGGCTCCACGGTGAACTCCTACAAACGCTATTGGGACGCCGGGCAATTCGCCCCCTCGAAGATCAACTGGGGCCTGGACAACAAGACCTGCACGGTGCGGCTCTCTGCCAACGGGCGCCTGGAATACAAGCTGCCCGACGCCGCGGTCAACCCGTATCTTTCCCACACGATCCTGCTGGCGGCCTGCGAGGACGGCATGAAGAATGCCACCGACCCTGGTACGCCGTGCCAGGGGTCCTCCTATGACACCCCACAGGACGAGCGCTTCCCCGCACTGCCGCTGACCCTCGGTGACGCCATCACGGCCTTCGGGAAGGACACCGTGATCACCGAGGCGTTCGGCCCGAAACTCTCCGCACTGCTCGTCGACTTCCACACCGATGAGTGGGCGCGATTCTGTGGATATGTCACCGACTGGGAGCGTGAAATGTACTGGAACGATGCCCCGTGA
- a CDS encoding cytochrome P450, translating into MSPVPLDEVPHFDVSDPEFSLTSAEVHDARERSWYATTPYGIAVLRYAEMNKLLKSRQLRQGSIAWPAHNGVTEGPFARWWASWLLNKEGEEHRRLRRLMTPAFTQQLIAGQVPRFQALAGELVDAFAAPDRCEFMTEFAEPYSARVTAIMLGTPEQDWRILAKEATTIGLAMAVTLKDDLPEIEAALARLYDYCDAQIADRRAHPREDFVTAFVNAADPEDGRLSDDELRDGLTMLIFAAFDTTRNQLGLAMQTFLASPDQWRLLGQRPDLGGKAVEEIMRLNPTTRWVTREVVEDFEYEGVELKAGTTVHLYAEAAGTDPRVYTPGLDITAERKPHFGFGGGLHYCLGHFVARADMSEALPLLARRMVDPHELPGATWLPDSGNTGPITLPIGFTPAP; encoded by the coding sequence ATGTCGCCCGTCCCCCTCGATGAGGTTCCGCACTTCGACGTGAGTGACCCGGAATTCTCGCTGACCTCCGCCGAGGTGCACGACGCCCGCGAACGCAGCTGGTACGCCACCACCCCGTACGGCATCGCCGTACTGCGCTACGCCGAGATGAACAAACTGCTCAAGAGCCGCCAACTCCGCCAGGGCAGCATCGCCTGGCCCGCGCACAACGGCGTCACCGAAGGCCCCTTCGCCCGGTGGTGGGCCAGCTGGCTGCTCAACAAGGAGGGCGAGGAACACCGCCGCCTGCGCCGCCTGATGACCCCGGCCTTCACCCAGCAACTCATCGCCGGGCAGGTCCCCCGATTCCAGGCGCTGGCAGGCGAACTCGTCGACGCCTTCGCCGCACCCGACCGCTGCGAGTTCATGACCGAGTTCGCCGAGCCGTACTCCGCGCGGGTCACCGCCATCATGCTCGGCACCCCCGAACAGGACTGGCGCATCCTCGCCAAGGAGGCCACCACCATCGGGCTGGCCATGGCGGTCACCCTCAAGGACGACCTGCCCGAGATAGAGGCCGCCCTGGCCCGCCTCTATGACTACTGCGACGCCCAGATCGCCGACCGCCGCGCGCATCCGCGCGAAGACTTCGTCACCGCCTTCGTCAACGCCGCCGACCCCGAGGACGGCCGGCTCTCCGACGACGAACTGCGCGACGGCCTGACCATGCTCATCTTCGCCGCCTTCGACACCACCCGAAACCAGCTCGGCCTGGCCATGCAGACCTTCCTCGCCAGTCCCGACCAGTGGCGGCTGCTCGGCCAACGCCCCGACCTGGGCGGCAAGGCCGTCGAAGAGATCATGCGGCTGAACCCCACCACCCGCTGGGTGACCCGCGAGGTCGTCGAGGACTTCGAATACGAGGGTGTGGAACTCAAGGCCGGCACCACCGTGCACCTCTACGCCGAAGCCGCCGGGACCGACCCACGCGTCTACACACCCGGCCTGGACATCACCGCGGAACGCAAGCCGCACTTCGGGTTCGGCGGCGGCCTGCACTACTGCCTGGGCCACTTCGTCGCGCGCGCCGATATGAGCGAGGCGCTGCCGCTGCTGGCCCGACGGATGGTCGACCCGCACGAACTGCCCGGCGCCACCTGGCTTCCCGACTCCGGCAACACCGGGCCCATCACCCTTCCCATCGGCTTCACCCCAGCCCCCTGA
- a CDS encoding FadR/GntR family transcriptional regulator translates to MSSLSPLVAPDAPVGRADEIVLRITEAIHLGLLDDGERLPVEVDLAAQFGVAPMTVREALATLREQHLVETRRGRSGGSFVRRPEGPPVEQLTERLAAMSASDLRDLFDEHTAIAGQAAKLAAQRAAPYAVRRLFALTDQLGAAATLGDRIRADSRFHIQIAVASQSARLARREANLQAELAGLIWLPIGPDIDVAAYVDTQHAIAAAVAAENAAEARRLAEDHAMSQLPRLTTVNMNLAAGS, encoded by the coding sequence GTGTCCTCACTGTCTCCCCTGGTCGCCCCCGACGCCCCCGTCGGCCGGGCCGACGAAATCGTCCTGCGCATCACCGAGGCCATCCACCTCGGCCTGCTCGACGACGGTGAACGCCTCCCGGTCGAGGTGGACCTGGCCGCCCAGTTCGGCGTCGCCCCGATGACCGTCCGCGAAGCCCTGGCCACCCTTCGCGAACAGCACCTCGTCGAGACCCGGCGCGGTCGCAGCGGCGGCTCCTTCGTCCGCCGCCCCGAGGGCCCGCCCGTCGAGCAGCTCACCGAACGCCTGGCCGCGATGAGCGCCTCGGACCTGCGCGACTTGTTCGACGAACACACCGCCATCGCCGGTCAGGCCGCGAAGCTCGCCGCCCAACGCGCCGCCCCGTACGCGGTCCGACGGCTGTTCGCGCTCACCGACCAACTCGGCGCGGCCGCCACCCTGGGCGACCGGATCCGCGCCGACAGCCGCTTCCACATCCAGATCGCCGTCGCCTCCCAATCCGCGCGGCTGGCCCGCCGCGAAGCGAACCTGCAGGCCGAACTCGCCGGACTCATCTGGCTACCCATCGGCCCGGACATCGACGTCGCCGCCTACGTCGACACCCAGCACGCCATCGCCGCGGCGGTCGCCGCCGAGAACGCCGCCGAGGCGCGCCGGCTCGCCGAAGACCACGCGATGAGTCAGCTGCCCCGATTGACCACGGTGAACATGAATCTGGCAGCCGGGTCATGA